One Neovison vison isolate M4711 chromosome 2, ASM_NN_V1, whole genome shotgun sequence genomic window carries:
- the SPATA1 gene encoding spermatogenesis-associated protein 1 isoform X1: MKKDKKPHRIPTDNYPIQTLVNMPLSPSRPSSSELVELHVFYVPEGSWNYKLNTISIEVVNKFISAGFIRVSPHLTLQALRERLGEFLGEDAVAEKFLFLKCIGNNLAVVKVKQESELKLKSFAPPYALQPELYLLPIMDHLGNIYSASTVALDGRQTNNGVAEADGIIHRPLRVTLLKEEPGTDPSFLVNTLKELLNKNQEEAASAGGKATPKENQTGKNQIGNSEVPGSLESNSDYFSNKKSPFLWKNEDDGVNIIRTEDNQIDKKECITLPDLIDFPSLPCQPALSPGIIDISLLQIEREKIIEQMKQVKEERRYLERIREELLKKVEKLCEQRKLKQYHACDGWKKKYLETKKITASLEDVLTKLREDLELYYKKLLMQLESREIKMRPKNLANITDSKNYLIIQITEVQHAIDQLKRKLDTDKMKLIIEVKMRKQAVSDLRTLKAELAQKKINTSLQSPLGSIGCCSTF, translated from the exons ttggtgGAACTTCATGTTTTTTATGTCCCTGAAGGATCGTGGAACTATAAGCTAAATACCATTTCAATAGAAGTTGTTAACAAATTCATTTCAGCTGGATTTATAAG AGTATCTCCTCACCTAACTTTACAAGCCCTGAGAGAACGACTTGGTGAGTTCCTTGGCGAAGATGCTGTtgcagaaaaatttttatttctgaaatgcatTGGAAATAATCTAGCTGTG GTGAAGGTAAAACAAGAATCAGAACTGAAACTCAAATCATTTGCTCCTCCATAT gCTCTTCAACCGGAATTATATTTGCTTCCTATAATGGatcatttaggaaatatttattcagcatCAACTGTTGCTTTAGATGGGCGGCAAACTAATAATGGTGTTGCTGAGGCTGATGGAATAATCCACAGACCACTTAGAGTAACTTTGTTGAAGGAAGAACCTGGAACAGATCCCAGTTTTTTAGTAAACACTTTGAAAGAGCTTCTCAACAAGAATCAGGAAGAAG CAGCATCAGCTGGGGGGAAAGCCACtccaaaagaaaaccagactgGAAAAAATCAAATTGGAAATTCTGAAGTTCCAGGATCATTGGAATCGAATAGTGATTATTTTAGCAACAAAAAAAG TccgtttctttggaaaaatgaagatGATGGAGTTAATATCATTAGAACAGAGGACAATCAG ATAGATAAAAAAGAGTGTATCACCCTACCAGATCTTATTGATTTTCCTTCACTTCCTTGTCAACCTGCTCTTTCTCCAGGAATAATTGATATATCTTTATTACAGATTGAAA GAGAGAAGATTATTGAACAGATGAAAcaagtaaaggaagaaagaagatatttggaaagaattagagaagaacttctaaaaaaagttgaaaagctATGTGAACAGAGAAAATTGAAGCAATATCATG CCTGTGAtggttggaagaaaaaatatttggaaacaaagaaaatcacaGCATCACTAGAGGATGTTTTAACAAAACTTAGAGAAGATTTGGAACTTTACTATAAAAAACTGCTCATGCAACTTGAATCCAGGGAGATCAAGATGAGACCAAAGAATTTGGCAAACATCACAGACTCTAAG AATTACCTCATCATCCAGATCACTGAAGTACAGCATGCAATTGACCAACTTAAGAGAAAACTGGATACTGACAAAATGAAACTTATAATAGAAGTTAAG atgagaaagcaAGCAGTCTCAGATTTACGCACATTGAAAGCTGAACTGGCACAGAAGAAAATTAACACATCTTTACAGTCTCCATTAG GGAGCATTGGCTGCTGCAGTACATTCTGA
- the SPATA1 gene encoding spermatogenesis-associated protein 1 isoform X3, with product MSWYFRVSPHLTLQALRERLGEFLGEDAVAEKFLFLKCIGNNLAVVKVKQESELKLKSFAPPYALQPELYLLPIMDHLGNIYSASTVALDGRQTNNGVAEADGIIHRPLRVTLLKEEPGTDPSFLVNTLKELLNKNQEEAASAGGKATPKENQTGKNQIGNSEVPGSLESNSDYFSNKKSPFLWKNEDDGVNIIRTEDNQIDKKECITLPDLIDFPSLPCQPALSPGIIDISLLQIEREKIIEQMKQVKEERRYLERIREELLKKVEKLCEQRKLKQYHACDGWKKKYLETKKITASLEDVLTKLREDLELYYKKLLMQLESREIKMRPKNLANITDSKNYLIIQITEVQHAIDQLKRKLDTDKMKLIIEVKMRKQAVSDLRTLKAELAQKKINTSLQSPLGSIGCCSTF from the exons ATGTCATGGTATTTCAGAGTATCTCCTCACCTAACTTTACAAGCCCTGAGAGAACGACTTGGTGAGTTCCTTGGCGAAGATGCTGTtgcagaaaaatttttatttctgaaatgcatTGGAAATAATCTAGCTGTG GTGAAGGTAAAACAAGAATCAGAACTGAAACTCAAATCATTTGCTCCTCCATAT gCTCTTCAACCGGAATTATATTTGCTTCCTATAATGGatcatttaggaaatatttattcagcatCAACTGTTGCTTTAGATGGGCGGCAAACTAATAATGGTGTTGCTGAGGCTGATGGAATAATCCACAGACCACTTAGAGTAACTTTGTTGAAGGAAGAACCTGGAACAGATCCCAGTTTTTTAGTAAACACTTTGAAAGAGCTTCTCAACAAGAATCAGGAAGAAG CAGCATCAGCTGGGGGGAAAGCCACtccaaaagaaaaccagactgGAAAAAATCAAATTGGAAATTCTGAAGTTCCAGGATCATTGGAATCGAATAGTGATTATTTTAGCAACAAAAAAAG TccgtttctttggaaaaatgaagatGATGGAGTTAATATCATTAGAACAGAGGACAATCAG ATAGATAAAAAAGAGTGTATCACCCTACCAGATCTTATTGATTTTCCTTCACTTCCTTGTCAACCTGCTCTTTCTCCAGGAATAATTGATATATCTTTATTACAGATTGAAA GAGAGAAGATTATTGAACAGATGAAAcaagtaaaggaagaaagaagatatttggaaagaattagagaagaacttctaaaaaaagttgaaaagctATGTGAACAGAGAAAATTGAAGCAATATCATG CCTGTGAtggttggaagaaaaaatatttggaaacaaagaaaatcacaGCATCACTAGAGGATGTTTTAACAAAACTTAGAGAAGATTTGGAACTTTACTATAAAAAACTGCTCATGCAACTTGAATCCAGGGAGATCAAGATGAGACCAAAGAATTTGGCAAACATCACAGACTCTAAG AATTACCTCATCATCCAGATCACTGAAGTACAGCATGCAATTGACCAACTTAAGAGAAAACTGGATACTGACAAAATGAAACTTATAATAGAAGTTAAG atgagaaagcaAGCAGTCTCAGATTTACGCACATTGAAAGCTGAACTGGCACAGAAGAAAATTAACACATCTTTACAGTCTCCATTAG GGAGCATTGGCTGCTGCAGTACATTCTGA
- the SPATA1 gene encoding spermatogenesis-associated protein 1 isoform X2, translated as MKKDKKPHRIPTDNYPIQTLVNMPLSPSRPSSSELVELHVFYVPEGSWNYKLNTISIEVVNKFISAGFIRVSPHLTLQALRERLGEFLGEDAVAEKFLFLKCIGNNLAVVKVKQESELKLKSFAPPYALQPELYLLPIMDHLGNIYSASTVALDGRQTNNGVAEADGIIHRPLRVTLLKEEPGTDPSFLVNTLKELLNKNQEEASAGGKATPKENQTGKNQIGNSEVPGSLESNSDYFSNKKSPFLWKNEDDGVNIIRTEDNQIDKKECITLPDLIDFPSLPCQPALSPGIIDISLLQIEREKIIEQMKQVKEERRYLERIREELLKKVEKLCEQRKLKQYHACDGWKKKYLETKKITASLEDVLTKLREDLELYYKKLLMQLESREIKMRPKNLANITDSKNYLIIQITEVQHAIDQLKRKLDTDKMKLIIEVKMRKQAVSDLRTLKAELAQKKINTSLQSPLGSIGCCSTF; from the exons ttggtgGAACTTCATGTTTTTTATGTCCCTGAAGGATCGTGGAACTATAAGCTAAATACCATTTCAATAGAAGTTGTTAACAAATTCATTTCAGCTGGATTTATAAG AGTATCTCCTCACCTAACTTTACAAGCCCTGAGAGAACGACTTGGTGAGTTCCTTGGCGAAGATGCTGTtgcagaaaaatttttatttctgaaatgcatTGGAAATAATCTAGCTGTG GTGAAGGTAAAACAAGAATCAGAACTGAAACTCAAATCATTTGCTCCTCCATAT gCTCTTCAACCGGAATTATATTTGCTTCCTATAATGGatcatttaggaaatatttattcagcatCAACTGTTGCTTTAGATGGGCGGCAAACTAATAATGGTGTTGCTGAGGCTGATGGAATAATCCACAGACCACTTAGAGTAACTTTGTTGAAGGAAGAACCTGGAACAGATCCCAGTTTTTTAGTAAACACTTTGAAAGAGCTTCTCAACAAGAATCAGGAAGAAG CATCAGCTGGGGGGAAAGCCACtccaaaagaaaaccagactgGAAAAAATCAAATTGGAAATTCTGAAGTTCCAGGATCATTGGAATCGAATAGTGATTATTTTAGCAACAAAAAAAG TccgtttctttggaaaaatgaagatGATGGAGTTAATATCATTAGAACAGAGGACAATCAG ATAGATAAAAAAGAGTGTATCACCCTACCAGATCTTATTGATTTTCCTTCACTTCCTTGTCAACCTGCTCTTTCTCCAGGAATAATTGATATATCTTTATTACAGATTGAAA GAGAGAAGATTATTGAACAGATGAAAcaagtaaaggaagaaagaagatatttggaaagaattagagaagaacttctaaaaaaagttgaaaagctATGTGAACAGAGAAAATTGAAGCAATATCATG CCTGTGAtggttggaagaaaaaatatttggaaacaaagaaaatcacaGCATCACTAGAGGATGTTTTAACAAAACTTAGAGAAGATTTGGAACTTTACTATAAAAAACTGCTCATGCAACTTGAATCCAGGGAGATCAAGATGAGACCAAAGAATTTGGCAAACATCACAGACTCTAAG AATTACCTCATCATCCAGATCACTGAAGTACAGCATGCAATTGACCAACTTAAGAGAAAACTGGATACTGACAAAATGAAACTTATAATAGAAGTTAAG atgagaaagcaAGCAGTCTCAGATTTACGCACATTGAAAGCTGAACTGGCACAGAAGAAAATTAACACATCTTTACAGTCTCCATTAG GGAGCATTGGCTGCTGCAGTACATTCTGA